The window AGATAGATTTTCTTTTGTTTTAAAGGAATTTAGCAATCCATTTTTTAATTCTAATTGAAATTCTTTGTTTAATGAGTTGAGAACTTTGTCAACATCATGTTGGAAAATACAAAAATTTATTTTATATTCTGAAGATGATTGAGTAATTAATAATATTTTAATATTATCTCTTGATATTATAGAAAATGCGCGTGGAATAATATTTCCTACATCTTTGATACAAGGTCCAGATATATTAAACATTACTATGTCATCAAGATAAGTAACACCTTTCAAGAAATCTTCTTTAGAATCATTTTTTTGACAAATTAAAGTTCCAATAGATTCAATTTTATCAGTATTTTTAATAAAACATGGGATTTTAAACTGAGAAATTGGTTCAATAGTACGAGGATGTAATACCTTAGCACCAAAATAAGATAATTCCATTGCCTCTTGATATGATATTGATTTTAATAAATAAGCATTTGGAATTTTTCTTGGATCAGAAGTAAAAACTCCGTCAACATCAGTCCAAATTTCACAGCAATTCGCATCGAGACAAGCAGCTAAAACTGCAGCAGAATAATCAGAACCATTTCGTCCCAATACTACTAATTCTTTATCTTTATTACCTGAAATAAAACCAGGCATCAAAATAATATCATTTTTATCAATATTTATATTATGAATGCATTCTTTAGATTTAGATATATCGATTCTTGAATCTAAGTAGTTGTTACCTATAGAAACAAAATTCTTAACAGGATCGATAATAGTTACATTATGATTGTTAGATTCTAATATACTTTTCATAATGAAAACTGAAAGTATTTCTCCACGAGAAATTATAATGGCACGAATATTATCTGGACATTGTTTTAATAACATTATTCCATGTATTATATTTTTTAATTTATCAAATTCTTTTTTTATAACTTTTTTTATTTCCTGATAAGGAAAATCAGATTGTATTTTTAAAAGATTATTTATTAATTCAATAAATATATTTTCTGCAAGATTTATACTTTCTAAAATTTGATTGTTTTCAACTGTTTTTTCTACAACTTTAACGAGGTAGTTAGTAATTTTAGCTGGTGCTGAAAGAACTACTGCAATTTGATCTTTTTTAATATTTTTTTCTATAATATTAGCTACACATAAAAATTTTTCTGCATTAGCCAATGAAGTTCCGCCAAATTTTAATAATTTCATATTTCATAATTCCTTGATGTTTTTTATATCATAAAAAAACCCGCCTTTTAGTATGGGCAGGTTTTTAAAATATCATCTGAGCCCACATCATGACTAGTTATAATAATTAGAACAGCTATTCTAGTGAAGAGGCTATAAATAGATATTAATATTTTTTTGTGAATGCATATAGCGTGTTAATTAATTTTATTAAGTAATATCTTTTAATATATAATTTATATTATTAATGAAAAATATTTTATTTATTTAGAATGCTGTAAAAGCAGTATTTTTTGATTTTATCACAAATTAGACATGTTTATGTTTATAAAAAAATATTACAATAAAAAATTATTTGTTTATAAAATGTTATTTTTTATAATTAAATATAAAATATAACATGAATTACATTTTGATATAGATAGAATAGATGTTTTTTAATTTTTTAATTTGTGCAATTACTATTTTTATTAAGAATTTTTTTCATTGAATTAATTTTTATAACATAATGATCATTATTAGTGCAATAGTTTAAAAGATAAATATTTTATTTTTAATTTTATATTAAAAGTTAATATGTTTAACATATTTTATTTTTCTCAAAAAATATCAGTCTACTAGTTTAAATTTTTAATATAACTCATTTTACATTAACCATTTATTTAATATTATGAAACATATTATTCAAGTTATTATTACTGAAAAAGAACTTGATATTCGCGTTCGAGAATTAGGTCAAGAAATTACTAAGAAGTATAAAAATAGTAAAAATAAAATGATATTAATAGCGTTACTACGCGGTTCATTTGTTTTTATAGCAGATTTATGTCGGAGAATTCATATTAAACACGAAATAGATTTTATGACAACTTCTAGTTATGGTCGAGGAATGCTATCTAGTGGTGACGTAAAAATTATAAAAGATTTAGATGAAGACATTTATAATAAAAATGTTTTAATTGTAGAAGATATTATTGATTCAGGAAAAACTTTAAGTAAAGTATTAGGTATTTTAAAACTTAGAAATCCAAAATCATTATCAATTTGTACTCTTTTAGATAAACCTGAGTGTCGTGAAGTAGATATTAATGTTGATTTTATAGGATTCTCTATTCTAGAGAATTTTTTTATAGTAGGTTATGGTATTGATTATGCTCAATCTTATCGTCATCTACCGTATATAGGAAAAGTAGTTTTTAAAAAATAAAATAATATAAAAGATATAGCTTTTTTAATTAATTAAAAAAAATTTCTTATTATCAATTAAACGAGTTTTTCCTAACCATACAGATGCTAGAAGAATCACTTTTTTAACTTTTTTGGATGGATTTTTTAATGTTTGAGAATCGTATATATTAAATATATCAATAGAAAATCCTTTTTTAATTAATAAATTTTTAGATTCATTAATGATTTTTTTTCTAACATGACTTTTTTCTTTTGCAATTTTTCGACATGTTTCTTTTATAATTTTATACAAATAAGGTGCTATTTTATTTTCTTCAGAATTTAAATTGCTATTTCTTGAGCTTAGAGCCAGTCCATTTTTTAGTCGTATTATAGGTAAGCTAATTATCTTTATCATATAATTTAATTCTTTTACAAGAATTTTTACAATTAACAATTGCTGATAATCTTTTTCTCCAAAGAAAGCGAAATCTGGTTGTATAAAATTAAAGAATTTAGCAATAATTGTTGTTACACCTTTAAAATGTCCTGGTCGTGCTTGACCTTCTAAAATTTTAGATAATTTTGGGACTTTAACAAATGTTTGATTTTTTATACCATTAGGATAAATTTGATCAATATGAGGAAAAAAAACTATATCTACATGTTTTTCTTTTAATATTGCACAATCTTGTATAAAGGTTTTTGGGTAATTTTTTAGATCTGATAAATTATTAAATTGCATTGGATTAACAAAAATACTTACTATAATAATATCTGCATATTTTTTTGCTAAAAGTATTAATTTTACATGACCATCATGTAAATTACCCATTGTAGGAACTAGACCTATTTTTTTGTTTGTTTTTTTTAGAAGTATTATTTTTTTGTGTAATATTTCTATTTTTTTTATAATATACAATTTAACTCCATATTTTTAGAAACTATATTTTTTATTAGGAAAAATGCC is drawn from Buchnera aphidicola (Macrosiphum gaurae) and contains these coding sequences:
- the hpt gene encoding hypoxanthine phosphoribosyltransferase, whose product is MKHIIQVIITEKELDIRVRELGQEITKKYKNSKNKMILIALLRGSFVFIADLCRRIHIKHEIDFMTTSSYGRGMLSSGDVKIIKDLDEDIYNKNVLIVEDIIDSGKTLSKVLGILKLRNPKSLSICTLLDKPECREVDINVDFIGFSILENFFIVGYGIDYAQSYRHLPYIGKVVFKK
- the panC gene encoding pantoate--beta-alanine ligase; this translates as MYIIKKIEILHKKIILLKKTNKKIGLVPTMGNLHDGHVKLILLAKKYADIIIVSIFVNPMQFNNLSDLKNYPKTFIQDCAILKEKHVDIVFFPHIDQIYPNGIKNQTFVKVPKLSKILEGQARPGHFKGVTTIIAKFFNFIQPDFAFFGEKDYQQLLIVKILVKELNYMIKIISLPIIRLKNGLALSSRNSNLNSEENKIAPYLYKIIKETCRKIAKEKSHVRKKIINESKNLLIKKGFSIDIFNIYDSQTLKNPSKKVKKVILLASVWLGKTRLIDNKKFFLIN